The following is a genomic window from Sulfitobacter pontiacus.
GACGCGGCCAGCACGGCAATCACTGTAAGGGGGATATCCCCGATCAGACTGCCAAAGCGCCCGCCCACGGCAAGCAGACCGAAAAAAGCAATGATCGTTGTCATCGTTGCGGCAAAGACCGGCATCGCCATCCGCCGCGCCGCGTTCTCTGCCGCTTGCATGGGGGGCTCGCCCAGCTCTTTGTGGCGATAATCCGCGTGTTCGCCCACAACGATCGCATCATCAACCACGATGCCAAGCGTGATGATCAACCCGAACAAAGAGATCATATTGATCGTGATCCCCCCCGCATACATCAGCGCAATCGCCGCGGCCATCGACGCAGGTATGCCCGCGGCCACCCAAAAGGCCGTGCGCGCATTAAGAAAGAGGAACAGCAACCCCACCACCAGTGCGAGCCCCATCAGCCCGTTATCAATCAGCAGGTCCAACCGCCCGGTGATCGCCTCGGCCCGCGTGCGGATCAGCTCTATCGTCACGCCCCTCGGCAGCATCACAGCCATATCCGCCGCGACGCTTTCGACGCTGTGCTGGATACCGATGGCATCCCCCCCGTCAGAGCGGTCAATACGCACAGAGATCGCGGGGTCATCCCCCACGAAATATCCTACCTCTCGGTCGGAGCCCTGCTCGATCACCCGCGCCACGTCCCCGACCAGCAATGACGACCCGTCCGCATTGCTGCGCAACACCACACGCGACAGGGCGTCCGCGCTACGCTTCGCGGTGCCGGTGCGCACGCGCGCATTGGCACCTGTCACATCACCGGCGGGGTTGGCGTCCACCTCGGCCGCGATCACGGCGGCGATTTCGGCCATGGTGATGTCGTGACGGATCAGTCTGGTCGACGGCACCTCGATCAGGGTTTGCGGTGCCGCGACCCCCTGAATGGTGCTGCGCGTTACACCCGCCGCGAACAGCCGCGTGACGAATTCATCCGCGAAACGCCCCAGCTGTTCCGCGCTGATCGCGCCGGTGATCACGACATCGGTCACACGGTCGCGCCAGATACCACGCCGGACCACCGGATCTTCGGCATCTTCTGGCAGTGTGGTAACCGAATCCACCGCCGTTTGCACATCCGTCGCGGCGCGGGCAATGTCCCAATTGGGCTCGAACTCAAGCGAGACGGTCCCGCTGCCCTCGCGCGAGGCAGCGGTGGAGCTTTCGACCCCTTCGACCGCCAGCAAGACCGGTTCAAGCACCTGCACGATAGCGCTGTCCACATCGTCGGCCCCCGCCCCCTCCCAAACGGTTGTGACCGACACGCTGTCGATGATCACATCGGGAAAGAACTGCGCCCGCATATTCGGCGCAGCGGCCGCCCCGCAGACCAGCAGCACCACAAGCAGCAGGTTGGCTGCCGTCCGGTGACGGGTGAAATACGACAGGATCCCCCCTGCACGACCGGACATGCTGCGCGCCATCTCCCTAGCCTCCCATCCGGCTTTCAAGGCGTTCGATCATGCGCGCCGGCACCTGCGGCTCGGCCAGCTGCGCCAGCACGCGCGCCTTCGCCTCTTGGGGCATTCGGCTATTCCCCTCGATAAAGGCCACAAGCTTTGCCCGACGCTCCTCTGTCAGGGCGATCATGCTGGGGACATCTCCCTGCGCGGTCTCATCCGCCCCCGGACGCAACGGCTTGACCGCGATACCGGCCCCCAGCAGGGGCGACCGCGCCTCGACCACGTCGCGACCCTCGACCGGACCACGGACCAACACGTCGTCGCCCACGCGGCGCAGAACAGAGACCTGAATGCTTTCCAATCGGTTCTCCGCATCCAGCACCAAGACCGCCCCGGTGGCATCAAGGGCAGAGCTTGGCAGGCGGATCACATCGTCCAGGGCAGGTTCGCGCACATGTACCGTCGCGAAATCGCCCGGCTTGAACCCCGGTGCCTGCATCAGCGTGGCAAAGATCAACCGGCCGCTGGCCCCCTCGCCCGCTGCGGCCCCTGCACGGGTGATCTGGCCGCGGGCCTCAAGGTCCACGCCCGCGACATCAAGGCGCGCCGTAACCTCTGCCTTGATCAACCGGCCCTGTGCATCCAGCAGACGCGCGTATTGCGCGGTCGAGATGCGAAAGGAAATCTCCAGATCATCCGGCGCGATCAGCTCTGCCAGCCTCTCGTTCGCAGAGACCAAGCGCCCTTCGACGACCGAGGTTTCGCTTAGCGCCCCATCGAACGGCGCGGTGATCGTGGTTTCCTTTAACGCACGCTGCGCATCCTCCAACGCGATTTGAGCGTTGGACAACAAGCGCACCGCGTTATCCACGCGCGCTTCTGTCTGGGTCACCACCTGTCGACGTGCAAGAACGGCCTGTCGCGCGCTTGAGGCAGCAAGCTCTGCCGTTTCCGTCGCCGTCGCGGTGCCGACACCGCGTTCGCCCAGATCACGCTGGCGGTCAAACGCGCGAGTGCGCAGCGCGGCCTGCTCTTCGGCGGCGGCAAGCTCGTCCAGTCCCAAAGCCAGCGCGCGGTCCGCATCGCGCCCCTCTGCCTCTGCATCGCGTACGGCACTTTGCGCCCGCGCGACCTCGGCCAAAGCGTCCGAACGGTCAAGGCGCACCAGAACCTGACCCGCCGTGACCTGCCCGCCCTCTTCGAAGTCCGGTGCCAGCTCGACCACGCGCCCGCCAACGGCCGCACGCAGCTCTAGCGTGCGGCGGCTTTGCACCGCGCCAAAACTTTGCAGGATCGGCACTTCGGTCCCAGACTGCGCACGCACCACATTGACCGAGAATACCCGTTCTCGCGGGACGCGCTCGGGCGGCGTGTCGGTCAGACGCTGCTGAACCGCCCCGCCAATGAGGTCCGCCGCAAGCACCAGAAACCCCAAAGTCGCCGCTGCCAGAAACAACCCGATCATGCTTTGCCGTAGAAAACGCATCTTGCCCCGATCCTATTTCGTCCGTGCCAGCTTACCCCGCAGGCCTGCAGAACAAAATCACAGTTGTGACAGCCACGCACGGCTTATCAGGCGCATCGCAAAGCAGCGCGGGAAAATTGGGTTAAATTCATCGCCCCAGCTGTTATTTCCGGCGCTGGTGTTCATCCAGACGCGGCATGATCTCAACGAAGTTGCAGGGCTTGTGCCGGTAATCGAGCTGCTTGATCAAAATCTCGTCCCACGCATCCTTGCACGCCCCCGGAGACCCGGGCAGCGCAAAGAGATACGTCCCCTGGGCGACGCCGGCGGTGGCCCGGCTTTGCACCGCCGAGGTGCCGATCTTCTGCATGGATACGATCGTGAACACGGTGCCGAATGCATCGATCTCTTTCTCGTAGACATCGCGATGTGCCTCGACCGTCACATCGCGCCCCGTCAGCCCTGTGCCCCCCGTGCTGATCACCACGTCAATCTCAGGGTCGGCACACCAGTCGCGCAACTGGTCGGCAATCTCGCCGCGCTCATCGCGGATGATGCTGCGTGCCGCGAGGAAATGCCCCGCTTCGGCGATGCGCGCGACCAAGACATCGCCTGACCTGTCTTCGGCCAAACCCCGGGTATCGGATACTGTCAGCACCGCGATCCGCACGGGGATAAAATCAATCGTCTCGTCAATCCGGCTCATGTCCGCTCCAATACTGCAAGACGTGCGGCGAGGGCCACGAAAATACCGCTGCTGATCCAGCGCAGCGCCTGCCCGCCCCCCACCATCCGGCGGCCCAGGCCACTGGCAAACACACCAACCAAGGCGTTGATAATCAACCCGCCAAGCGACAGCACCGACCCCAGCATCAGAAACTGCAGCAAAACCGGCCCCGCTTCTGGCACGACGAACTGCGGGACAAAGGCCAGCACGAAAAGGATCACCTTGGGGTTCGTCAGGTTCACGATCAAACCGCTGCGAAACGCGGATTTCGGCGCAGGCACGGGATTTGCGGCCGCGCCGCTGCTACGCCAGGTCTGCACGGCCAGCCACAAAAGATAGGCAACCCCGATCCAGCGGATCACGTCAAAGGCCCACGGCAGGGCTGCCACCACCGCACCAAGGCCGAGCCCCGCCAAGGTCACATGCACCATACCGCCAAGGGCGACCCCCGCACTTGCCGCAACCGAGGCGCGCGGACCAAAGCGCATGCCCTGCCCCAGACAAAACATCATATCCGCGCCCGGTGTCAGGTTCAGCGCCAGGGCGGCGGGCACAAAGGCCAGCAATGTGAGGGGATCAACCATGCGTCAATTTCGCTTTCAGTGAGAGTAAATCGGCCCAGGCCTCGCGTTTGAACTCGGGGCTGCGCAGCAGATAGGCGGGGTGGAACATGGGCAATGCGGGTAACCCCTCGGCTTGCGTCCACTGACCGCGCAAGCGGGTGATGCCACGTTTGCCCAGCAACGCCTGCGCGGACCAATTGCCAACGATGACCAACACCTCGGGCTTGGCCAAAGCGATATGCCGCGCCAGAAATGGCTTCATCATCGCGATTTCATCCGGCTTCGGATCGCGGTTCTGCGGCGGCCGCCAGGGCAAGACATTGGTGATATAGACAGGCGACGTCTGGTGATGGCGCCCCATGTCGATGGCCGCGAGCATCTTGTCCAGCAACACGCCGGCACGCCCGACAAAGGGCCGGCCCTCGCGGTCTTCGTCCCGCCCTGGTGCCTCGCCCACGATCATCACCTGTGCCCCCGGCGTCCCGTCCGAGAAAACCATTTTGCGCGCGCCGCGTTTCAGCTCGCAATGCTCGAAGGCGGCCATGGCGGCACGCAATTCATCCAGCGTCGCAGCCCCAGCCGCGGCCAGTGTCGCCTCTGCCACCACATCCGGCCCTTGGGCAGCCAAAGGCACTGGTCCGCTCTTGCCCTTTTGCGCCTTCGGCTTCTCGACCGCGGCGGGCACCTCGTAACGGTTCACCGGCGCATCGCAAATCGCCTCGGTCGCGCCAAGTTCGATCTGCCAATGCAAAAGCGCAAGCGCCTGATGATAATCCACTGATTCCATGCGCCCAACTTACGCGCTGGTGTCGGCAATAAAAATGCCAACTTCCAAATGGTCTTAAATCCAACGCGGCCCCCACGGCCGGATGCCCCCGCCCGACGACTTGCCCCGCCCTGCGCCGCCGCCTATAACGCCAAAAATAACGTGGGGTCCCCCGTCATGAGTTTCGCACACCGCCATCTTCTGGGCATTGAACACCTGTCCCAGGACGACATCACAACCCTGCTTGATCTGGCCGACAGCTATGCCGATCTGAACCGCCAGCCCCATAAACACAGCGACGCGCTGAGCGGGCTGACACAGATCAATATGTTCTTCGAAAACTCCACCCGGACGCAGGCGAGCTTCGAGATCGCGGGCAAGCGGTTGGGTGCGGATGTGATGAATATGGCGATGCAGGCGTCCTCGATCAAAAAGGGCGAAACCCTGATTGATACGGCGATGACGCTGAACGCCATGCACCCCGATCTGCTGGTGGTCCGCCATCCGCAATCCGGTGCCGTCGATCTTCTGGCACAGAAGGTGAACTGCGCGGTGCTCAATGCGGGTGACGGGCGGCATGAACACCCTACGCAAGCACTGCTGGACGCGCTGACGATCCGCCGTGCCAAGGGCCGCTTGCATCGCCTGTCCATCGCCATCTGCGGCGACATTGCCCATAGTCGCGTGGCACGGTCCAACATCATGCTGCTTGGCAAGATGGAGAACCGCATCCGCCTTATCGCGCCGCCCACGCTGATGCCCGCGCAAATCGGTGAATTCGGCGTCGAAGTCTTCGATGACATGGAAGAAGGGCTGAAGGACGTTGACGTTGTGATGATGCTCCGCTTGCAAAAAGAACGCATGGATGGCGGCTTTATCCCCAGCGAACGCGAGTATTATCACAGATATGGGCTGGACGCCGAAAAACTGGCCCATGCCAAGCCCGATGCCATCGTGATGCACCCCGGCCCGATGAACCGCGGGGTAGAGATCGACGGAACGCTTGCCGATGACATCAACCGCAGCGTCATTCAGGATCAGGTAGAGATGGGCGTCGCCGTGCGCATGGCCGCGATGGACCTGCTGGCGCGCAACCTTGTCGACAGCCGCAAGGCCACCGCATGACCGCAGCCCCGCCCGAAGAACAGGACCTGCTGCACTGGCGTATCTCGCCGCGGGCGTTCTTTTGGCGGTGCGTGGCGCTGGCGGTGCTGACCATGTTGTTCACACTGCCCTTGCTCATCTGGCTGGACCCGTTCACGTGGCTGCTTGCCTCGGTCCTGATTGCGGTGTTCTACATGTGGGTGTTTGAGGAATTCCAGATCTGGTACAGCAACCGCAATACCGTCTGGCGGCTGACCAACCGTGCGCTCTATATCAACTCCCCCGATACGGCAGAGCCGCTGGTCCTGCCGTTGACCGACATCCGGTCGATCGGGAAACTGTCCTTGTGGTCGATCAGCCTTGGCCTGCCCGACGGCCAGCGGATCACCTTGCCGCTGGTGCCGAACCGGGCAGAGACCAAGGCCCGCCTTGCCCAAGCGATAGAGGCTGCATCATGAGCGATCGTTTTTGGCAAGACCTGCTTGAACCCGAGGAAGAACTGCTCTGGACGGGGCGCCCCCGCCCCAAGCTGTCGCTGCGCAATTTTCAGCTGTTCGGCCCCTTTGTCGGGGCCATTGGCACCGTGATCGCGGGGGCGTTTGTGCTGCGGGGCAACACCCTGCCCGTGTCGCAATCGGTCGTGGTGGCTGTGATCGTCGCGCTGGTGGCGCTGTCGTTGCTGCGCGGGATGAAACGTCTGACCGACCTGCGCCGCACCCGCTATGCGCTGACCAACCACCGCGCCCTGTTTTTCAAACTGACCCGCGACGGCACCCGTGCCAAAGCTTTCCCCCGCAGCGCCGAGACGAAACCCGATCTGCGCCCGACCAGCCCGCCGTCGGTTTTCTTTATCCGGCATGAACAGCCGGGCAATCCGGCACGCGCCGCGCATCTAGGATTTGAATATGTCGAAGACAGCGACAGATTAAGTGCATTGATGGTAACCCCGTACAAAGGTGCAACACGATGACACAACTCGAAATCCCCAAGGGCGAGATCGGCCAGATCCGCCTGTTTGCCGTGAACCGCCCGATTGACGAATTGGCCCGCGATCTGCGCAACGACAGCAAAGAGGCGTTGATTGCTGATCTGCTGGGCCGCCCTATGCCCGAAGGCGCGGCCGAGCTGTTCCCCGTGTCGGATCTGACCGGCGTAGGTCTCGCCTCCTACCTGGGGGATGGCTATGCGGTGCCGCGTGAACAGATCAGCCGCGACCGCGCGCGACTGGATGCGCTGGACGGCTATGTATTGCTGCTGTTCTCCTCGGCCTTTGACGGGCAGGAAGCGACGCTGGACCTTGGCCCCGAACTGACGATGATCGGCACCTATGGCGAGGCGCAGCCCGATATGTCCGTCACCCCGCTTGAGGCTGACTCTGCACAGCCCTACACCGGTGCCGCGGATATGACCCCGAAATCCCCGCCCAAGGGCGGTGCCGGCGGTATGATCGTGCTTTTGGCGGTGATCGTGCTGATCGGTCTTATTCTATGGTGGCTGCTGTGAAAGAACCCAAACCCGATCCCAAGATGTCCGGACGTATCGCCATGATTGCCCTGCTTGTCGCCTTTGGCGTGGCGGGCATGATGGTGTGGATCGGGTCCTGACCTTTCTGACTGCCCCCGCGGCACCCCTGTTTTCCTAACGACGAAGGCTCCTCCATGACCCTGCATTTTATCAACGCGCAGCTGATCGACCCCGAAGCAGGCACCGTCACCCGCGGCACGCTTCGGGTCGAGGATGGCAAGATCGCGGCGGTACTGGACGATACCGCACCGATCCCCGGAGATGCGCAGGTCGTGGATTGCCGTGGGAAATACCTCGCCCCCGGTATCGTCGATCTGGGCGTCAAGGTTTGTGAACCCGGGGAGCGACACAAGGAAAGCTTCCGCTCTGCGGGGCTGGCAGCGGCTGCGGGTGGGGTCACGACAATGGTCACCCGCCCCGACACCGACCCCACCATCGACAGCCCCGAAGTGCTTGAATTCGTCACCCGCCGTGCGAACGAGGCCGCGCCGGTCAACGTCGTGCCCATGGCCGCGCTGACCAAGGGCCGCGAAGGCCGCGAGATGACAGAGATCGGATTTCTCATGGATGCCGGTGCCGTGGGCTTTACCGATTGTGATCGCGTGGTGACGGATACCAAAGTGTTCTCCCGCGCGCTGACCTATGCCCGTAGCCTTGGCGCGCTTGTCATCGCTCACCCGCAGGAACCCATTCTGAGCAAGGGGGCGGCGGTGACCTCTGGTAAATTCGCGTCGCTGCGCGGGCTGCCTGCCGTCTCGCCCATGGCGGAACGCATGGGGCTGGACCGCGACATCGCCCTGATCGAAATGACGGGTGCCCGCTATCACGCCGACCAGATCACCACCGCCCGCGCCCTACCCGCGCTGGAGCGCGCAAAGAAGAACGGTCTGGATATCACCGCCGGGGTCGGCATCCACCACCTGACGCTGAACGCGCTGGATGTGGCCGACTATCGCACCTTCTTCAAGCTCAAGCCCCCCCTGCGCGACGAAGAGGATCGCATCGCCGTGATAGAGGCCGTGGCCTCTGGTCTGATCGATATCATCTGTTCCATGCACACCCCGCAGGACGAGGAATCCAAACGGCTCCCGTTCGAGGAAGCCGCATCGGGGGCCGTCGCATTGGAAACCCTGCTGCCGGCAGCCTTGCGACTGGTCCACTCCGAGATGATCGATATCGCAACATTGTGGCGTGCGCTGTCGTTCAACCCTGCGAAACGTCTGGGGCTGCCCGGGGGGCGGATGTCCGTCGGTGCCCCCGCCGATCTGGTGCTGTTTGATGATGGCGCGCCTTTCGTGATGAACCGCGAGGTTTTGCGGTCGAAATCGCGCAACACCCCCTTTGACGGGATGCGCATGCAAGGTAAGGTCTTGGAAACTTACGTTTCCGGCACCTGCATCTATAAGGCCTCCTGAATATGCCCCTGATCGACTCTTCCCTATTCGTGCTCCTGTTCTGGGCCGTTGCGGCCTATCTGATCGGGTCGGTCCCCTTTGGCATGGTGCTGACCCGCGCGATGAATCTAGGCGATCTGCGCAGCATCGGGTCGGGCAATATCGGTGCCACCAATGTCCTGCGCACTGGTTCCAAAAAAGCGGCGGCGCTGACGTTGATCCTGGATGGGGGCAAAGGGGCCGTTGCAGTGCTGCTGGCACGGCTCTTCGCGGGCGAGGACGCCGCCCAAATTGCCGCATTGGCCGCGATGCTGGGTCATTGCTATCCGGTCTGGCTGGGGTTCAAGGGCGGCAAGGGCGTCGCGACATTCCTTGGTGTGTTGCTGGCACTTGCATGGCCCGTCGGCCTCGCCTGCTGTCTGGCGTGGCTGATCGCCATGGCCGTCACCCGCACCTCGTCCATCGGGGGGCTGGCATCCGCCGCGGCATCGACCTTTTTTATGATCTTCCTGGGCTACGGCAGCGCCTTGTTTCTGGGCATTCTGCTGACCCTGCTGGTGTTCTGGCGCCACCGCGAGAACATCAAACGCATCCGCGCGGGCACCGAACCCAAGATCGGTGCCAAGAAAGACTGACCCTGTGACGGCTACCGTAGACGCGCGCTTTTTGGACGCGTTCCACGCGCTGCCTGACGGCACTCACACCGGCAGATATCAAACCCGCCGCTATGTTTGGTCAAAAAGCACCTTCAACACAGGTAAAAGCTGGAAACTGGTTGCCGAGGAATTGGGCGGTCCGGACTATATCAGCCTGAACCTCTATGCGCTCGCCAGCGGCGCACGTCTTTATCCCTGCGAAATGCCCGCGGCCAAGGTCATCGCCTTTGTCCGCGGGCTGATCATCGAGGATCAGTAAGAATAATCGGCGTAGATCCGGCTGAGGTCGCCCTTCCACTTGCCGTTGTAATCCTCCAGCAGCTCGTCCGCAGGGACCTTGCCGGTCTCGATGCTTTCCTTCAGCGCGTTCAGGAAATGCGTCTCGTCCGGGACCATACCGCCCGCACCGCTGCGCGCCCGTGCTTTCAGCCCTTGTTCGGACAGGGCCACGGCCTCGCGCGCGATGTCGTGCATGCGCACGCCGCCCACCTTGGCCTGCAACCCGTCGACAGAGGCCGCGACCCGCAGCGCCTCGCGCGTTTCCGCGTCCCAGCCTTTAACCAGATCCCAAGCACCATCCAGCGCCTGTTGGTCATAAGTCAGCCCGACCCAGAACGCGGGCAAGGCACACAGACGACGCCAAGGCCCACCGTCGGCACCGCGCATTTCGATGAATTTCTTGATCCGCGCCTCGGGGAAGGCGGTGGTCAGGTGGTCCGCCCAATCGCTCAGCGTCGGCATTTCCCCGGGCAGCGCAGGCAGCTTGCCTTTCAGGAAGTCGCGGAAAGACTGCCCCAGGGCATCGATATATTTTCCATCGCGGTATACAAAATACATCGGCACATCGAGCGCATATTCCACCCAACGCTCAAAGCCCATGCCGTCTTCAAACACCCAGGGCAACATGCCCGTACGCGCCGCATCCAGATCACGCCACACGCGGCTGCGCCATGACTTATGGCCGTTGGGCTTACCTTCAAAAAACGGCGAATTCGCAAACAGCGCCGTCGCGACAGGTTGCAAGGCCAGCGCCACGCGCAGCTTTTGCACCATGTCCGCCTCGGACCCGAAATCAAGGTTCACCTGCACCGTGCAGGTCCGACGCATCATGACCCGGCCCATAGTCCCGACCTTGGTCATATATTCGTTCATCAGCTTGTACCGGCCCTTGGGCATCAGATCCATCTGGTCGTGGGACCATTCCGGTGCCGCGCCCAAGCCAATGAACCCCGCCCCAATCCGGTCCGCCACATCGCGCACTTCGCGCAGATGGGTGTTCACCTCGTCGCAGGTCTCGTGGATGGTTTCGACGGGCGCGCCCGACAGCTCCAACTGACCGCCCGGCTCGAGCGAGATATTGGCCCCGTCCTTGACCAACCCGATCAGCTTGCCGCCCTCTTCCACAGGATCCCAGCCATGGCCGTCGCGCAGCCCTTCCAACATGGCGCGGATCGAACAATCGCCCTCATAGGGCAAGGGCAGCAGCGTCTCTTTGTTGTAGCCGAATTTCTCGTGCTCGGTGCCGATGCGCCAATCTTCCTTGGGCTTGCACCCGTCCGCGAGATAGTTGACCAGCTGGTCGTAACTTTCGATCGGGCCGCCGCCGGATTGAGGGATAGACATGTGGGGTGGCTCCGAGTTCAATTTCTGTGGTCTAAGGGATGGTGCGATTTGGACGGGGTGTCAATGCAACAGGGTCGAGGCCGGCCGCATCGAACGCCGCTCCCAAATCACGACGGACAGGGTCTTGTCATCGGCCAATTCGGCCAACATTCTTTCGGTACGCAGCCCCGGAAGTGCGGCAAAAGCGTCAAAAAGCGCGTCCGCCCCCGCGGCATCCACGGGGATCATCACGGGATTTTGTCCAGGCTGTTCCAGTTTCCAATGCGCCGGATAGGCCCCGCGCTCAAGGCTCAGACGCTCCATCTCGCGTAGGGCGATGACGCCGCCGGTCAGGGGACCGAAATAGGCGATCTGCCCCTCATCCACCTGCACCGCTCCGGCCCCGAGTCCGGTCTTGCGAAACCGCACACGCTGCCCGCCGATCCAGACAAAGATCACCCCCGCAAGGATCAGCGCATAGCCCGGTATCGCCAACAGCAACCCCGGCCCCGCCACCAGCCAAAGCCCGATCAAAGCGACCGCGATTCCGCCCAGAACCTCGCGCCAACGCCACAGTTCAGCCTTCGCCTCAGGTCGCAGAAAACTCATCGTGCTCTCCTACTGCAGGCTTCATTTTGCCAGATAAACTCCACGGGGGCGTGGGGGTGTGAAACCCCCACTCCGACGCGCGTGCCAGAAACCGCACTCACGCCCAATCTCCCAACGTCTTTTGCCACAGGGTCATGGCCGCCACTGCTGCCGTATCCGCCCGCAAGATGCGCGGCCCCAATGCGACGGGGCGCGACCAGTCCAACCCGCGCAAACGTGTGCGTTCACTGTCCGAAAACCCGCCCTCCGGCCCAATCAGGATGGCCCAAGGACCAGGCCGCGCGGACGCGAGCCCCTCTTCCTCGCCCGCCAGCGCCTCGTCGCAGAACATCAAGGACCGCTCGGGCTCCCAACGATCGATCAGACGGTCCAGCCGGACCATATCGGCCACCTCCGGAACGAAAGTCCCGCCGCATTGCTCCGCTGCCTCGACCGCGTGGGCTTGCAGACGATCGCGCTGCACGCGGCCGGCGTTGGTAAATTCACTTTGCACCGGCACAATACGCCGCGCCCCCATTTCGGCAGCTTTCTCGACAATGAAATCCGTGCGCGCCTTTTTGATCGGCGCAAAGATCAGCCACAGGTCGGGCGGCATCTGCAGCGGTTTCGTCTGCTGGGCACAGACCAGCACACCGCCGCGTTTACCCGCCTCGGCGACCTCGGCGCGCCATTCGCCATCAATGCCATTAAACAAAAGAACCGACGCGCCCACCGATTGGCGCATC
Proteins encoded in this region:
- a CDS encoding efflux RND transporter periplasmic adaptor subunit; amino-acid sequence: MRFLRQSMIGLFLAAATLGFLVLAADLIGGAVQQRLTDTPPERVPRERVFSVNVVRAQSGTEVPILQSFGAVQSRRTLELRAAVGGRVVELAPDFEEGGQVTAGQVLVRLDRSDALAEVARAQSAVRDAEAEGRDADRALALGLDELAAAEEQAALRTRAFDRQRDLGERGVGTATATETAELAASSARQAVLARRQVVTQTEARVDNAVRLLSNAQIALEDAQRALKETTITAPFDGALSETSVVEGRLVSANERLAELIAPDDLEISFRISTAQYARLLDAQGRLIKAEVTARLDVAGVDLEARGQITRAGAAAGEGASGRLIFATLMQAPGFKPGDFATVHVREPALDDVIRLPSSALDATGAVLVLDAENRLESIQVSVLRRVGDDVLVRGPVEGRDVVEARSPLLGAGIAVKPLRPGADETAQGDVPSMIALTEERRAKLVAFIEGNSRMPQEAKARVLAQLAEPQVPARMIERLESRMGG
- the moaB gene encoding molybdenum cofactor biosynthesis protein B, whose translation is MSRIDETIDFIPVRIAVLTVSDTRGLAEDRSGDVLVARIAEAGHFLAARSIIRDERGEIADQLRDWCADPEIDVVISTGGTGLTGRDVTVEAHRDVYEKEIDAFGTVFTIVSMQKIGTSAVQSRATAGVAQGTYLFALPGSPGACKDAWDEILIKQLDYRHKPCNFVEIMPRLDEHQRRK
- a CDS encoding LysE family translocator; the encoded protein is MVDPLTLLAFVPAALALNLTPGADMMFCLGQGMRFGPRASVAASAGVALGGMVHVTLAGLGLGAVVAALPWAFDVIRWIGVAYLLWLAVQTWRSSGAAANPVPAPKSAFRSGLIVNLTNPKVILFVLAFVPQFVVPEAGPVLLQFLMLGSVLSLGGLIINALVGVFASGLGRRMVGGGQALRWISSGIFVALAARLAVLERT
- a CDS encoding uracil-DNA glycosylase family protein, with translation MESVDYHQALALLHWQIELGATEAICDAPVNRYEVPAAVEKPKAQKGKSGPVPLAAQGPDVVAEATLAAAGAATLDELRAAMAAFEHCELKRGARKMVFSDGTPGAQVMIVGEAPGRDEDREGRPFVGRAGVLLDKMLAAIDMGRHHQTSPVYITNVLPWRPPQNRDPKPDEIAMMKPFLARHIALAKPEVLVIVGNWSAQALLGKRGITRLRGQWTQAEGLPALPMFHPAYLLRSPEFKREAWADLLSLKAKLTHG
- a CDS encoding aspartate carbamoyltransferase catalytic subunit, coding for MSFAHRHLLGIEHLSQDDITTLLDLADSYADLNRQPHKHSDALSGLTQINMFFENSTRTQASFEIAGKRLGADVMNMAMQASSIKKGETLIDTAMTLNAMHPDLLVVRHPQSGAVDLLAQKVNCAVLNAGDGRHEHPTQALLDALTIRRAKGRLHRLSIAICGDIAHSRVARSNIMLLGKMENRIRLIAPPTLMPAQIGEFGVEVFDDMEEGLKDVDVVMMLRLQKERMDGGFIPSEREYYHRYGLDAEKLAHAKPDAIVMHPGPMNRGVEIDGTLADDINRSVIQDQVEMGVAVRMAAMDLLARNLVDSRKATA
- the pyrC gene encoding dihydroorotase, coding for MTLHFINAQLIDPEAGTVTRGTLRVEDGKIAAVLDDTAPIPGDAQVVDCRGKYLAPGIVDLGVKVCEPGERHKESFRSAGLAAAAGGVTTMVTRPDTDPTIDSPEVLEFVTRRANEAAPVNVVPMAALTKGREGREMTEIGFLMDAGAVGFTDCDRVVTDTKVFSRALTYARSLGALVIAHPQEPILSKGAAVTSGKFASLRGLPAVSPMAERMGLDRDIALIEMTGARYHADQITTARALPALERAKKNGLDITAGVGIHHLTLNALDVADYRTFFKLKPPLRDEEDRIAVIEAVASGLIDIICSMHTPQDEESKRLPFEEAASGAVALETLLPAALRLVHSEMIDIATLWRALSFNPAKRLGLPGGRMSVGAPADLVLFDDGAPFVMNREVLRSKSRNTPFDGMRMQGKVLETYVSGTCIYKAS
- the plsY gene encoding glycerol-3-phosphate 1-O-acyltransferase PlsY produces the protein MPLIDSSLFVLLFWAVAAYLIGSVPFGMVLTRAMNLGDLRSIGSGNIGATNVLRTGSKKAAALTLILDGGKGAVAVLLARLFAGEDAAQIAALAAMLGHCYPVWLGFKGGKGVATFLGVLLALAWPVGLACCLAWLIAMAVTRTSSIGGLASAAASTFFMIFLGYGSALFLGILLTLLVFWRHRENIKRIRAGTEPKIGAKKD
- a CDS encoding glutamate--cysteine ligase, coding for MSIPQSGGGPIESYDQLVNYLADGCKPKEDWRIGTEHEKFGYNKETLLPLPYEGDCSIRAMLEGLRDGHGWDPVEEGGKLIGLVKDGANISLEPGGQLELSGAPVETIHETCDEVNTHLREVRDVADRIGAGFIGLGAAPEWSHDQMDLMPKGRYKLMNEYMTKVGTMGRVMMRRTCTVQVNLDFGSEADMVQKLRVALALQPVATALFANSPFFEGKPNGHKSWRSRVWRDLDAARTGMLPWVFEDGMGFERWVEYALDVPMYFVYRDGKYIDALGQSFRDFLKGKLPALPGEMPTLSDWADHLTTAFPEARIKKFIEMRGADGGPWRRLCALPAFWVGLTYDQQALDGAWDLVKGWDAETREALRVAASVDGLQAKVGGVRMHDIAREAVALSEQGLKARARSGAGGMVPDETHFLNALKESIETGKVPADELLEDYNGKWKGDLSRIYADYSY
- a CDS encoding 16S rRNA (uracil(1498)-N(3))-methyltransferase — encoded protein: MNAKIRLYVDHPLGQGQSVPLDKAQAHYLFGVMRQSVGASVLLFNGIDGEWRAEVAEAGKRGGVLVCAQQTKPLQMPPDLWLIFAPIKKARTDFIVEKAAEMGARRIVPVQSEFTNAGRVQRDRLQAHAVEAAEQCGGTFVPEVADMVRLDRLIDRWEPERSLMFCDEALAGEEEGLASARPGPWAILIGPEGGFSDSERTRLRGLDWSRPVALGPRILRADTAAVAAMTLWQKTLGDWA